In Streptomyces ambofaciens ATCC 23877, a single genomic region encodes these proteins:
- a CDS encoding IS630 family transposase produces the protein MARTERPKAELILSDEERAALEGWVRRRSTPQAWALRCRIILACATGASNKDVAAQLGSTPHAVGRWRKRFVEHRVAGLGDMPRSGGPRTVTDEQVAAVVKRTLETAPKNATHWSTRAMATEMGLSQSTVSRIWRAFGLQPHRTETFRLSTDPYFVDKVHDVVGLYLDPPERALVFCVDEKSQIQALDRSQPVLPMMPGVPQRVTHDYVRAGTTTLFAALEVATGKVIGSLHRRHRAEEFKKFLIKLDPEIPADLDVHLVLDNYATHKTPAIKTWLLAHPRFHLHFTPTGSSWLNLVERWFAELTNKQIRRGVHRSVQALEKDIRTWIAAWNTDPKPYVWTKTADEILERLASYLNRIPDSED, from the coding sequence GTGGCGCGTACTGAGCGGCCGAAGGCCGAGTTGATCCTGTCGGATGAGGAACGGGCTGCGCTGGAGGGGTGGGTACGGCGCCGTTCCACCCCGCAGGCGTGGGCTCTGCGGTGCCGGATCATCTTGGCCTGCGCGACTGGCGCGTCCAACAAGGACGTGGCCGCACAGCTCGGTTCGACACCGCATGCGGTGGGCCGCTGGCGGAAGCGGTTCGTCGAGCACCGGGTCGCCGGGCTGGGTGACATGCCGCGGTCTGGCGGGCCCCGAACGGTCACCGACGAGCAGGTCGCCGCGGTGGTGAAGCGGACGCTGGAGACCGCACCGAAGAACGCCACGCACTGGTCGACGCGGGCGATGGCCACGGAGATGGGTCTGTCGCAGTCGACCGTGTCGCGGATCTGGCGGGCCTTCGGCCTGCAGCCGCACCGCACCGAGACGTTCAGGCTGTCGACCGACCCGTACTTCGTCGACAAGGTCCACGACGTGGTCGGCCTCTATCTGGACCCGCCCGAGCGGGCCTTGGTGTTCTGTGTCGACGAGAAGTCGCAGATCCAGGCCCTGGACCGGTCCCAGCCGGTGCTGCCGATGATGCCCGGCGTCCCGCAGCGGGTCACCCACGACTACGTGCGCGCGGGCACCACCACGTTGTTCGCCGCACTGGAGGTGGCCACGGGGAAGGTGATCGGCTCCCTGCACCGCCGGCACCGTGCCGAGGAGTTCAAGAAGTTCCTGATCAAACTCGACCCGGAGATACCGGCGGACCTGGACGTGCACCTGGTGCTGGACAACTACGCCACCCACAAGACCCCAGCCATCAAGACCTGGCTACTGGCCCACCCACGCTTCCACCTGCACTTCACGCCCACCGGCTCGTCCTGGCTCAACCTGGTCGAGCGGTGGTTCGCCGAGCTGACGAACAAGCAGATACGGCGAGGCGTCCACAGAAGCGTCCAGGCGCTGGAGAAGGACATCCGGACCTGGATCGCCGCATGGAACACCGATCCCAAGCCCTACGTCTGGACGAAGACCGCAGACGAGATCCTCGAACGCCTCGCCAGCTATTTGAACAGAATTCCTGACTCAGAAGACTAG